The Vicinamibacteria bacterium genome includes the window GCCTAATCATGTTTCGTCAGAACCTCCGTATCGTCTTCTCGGAGACGTTCGCCTCCAGGACGCGCAATTTGAAAATGAGATCGCGATCGGCGATGCGAATCGAGAGTCCCTCGAGAGCCTCGGTCGACGTGGGCCCGTGAGCTACATCGAGAAGGAACCGCTCCAGCTCGTCGAGAACGTCGGCGGTAACCACGTCGCCCACTCGCCGGGCCGTCTGCCGATAGAGCCGACTTTCCTGGACGAGGTCCTCCGCCCGCTCGCGTATGGGTAGGTTCTCCGTGCCCTGAGGCCGATTGGCAATCTCGAGCAGAAGGACCTGCGATTCGCGAAGATGATCGCCGAGCGCGAGAAGCAAGATCCGCTCTCGGACTTCCTCGTTCCGGGTGGTCTCCGGCGGAGGAGGGCGTACCGAAAGGCGTCCGGCGAGAAACGTCGCCGCCAGCACAATCGCCGCCGCCGCACCAATCCAGGCCGGCGTTGCCCACCGCCAAGAGGGCCTCGCAAGCCGCGTCTGAAGGCCGGTCCAGACACGAGATCCGTAGTCATCGTCCGGTTCCGGTATCGGAGTCTCCGTGAGCTCGGCGAGCGCCTCTCGCAGCCCATCGAGCTCCGCGCGGCACCGGGGGCACTCAACGACATGCTCACGTTCCTCCGCTCCCGCCTCGTCGTAGAACACGAGCACCAGGTCGTCGTCGCTCAGATGTCTCATGAGTGTGTCCTCACCAGGGGCGCCAGGGTCTTGCGCATCTTCCGCACCGCTCGAAAGAGCGCCTGTTTCGTCGCGCTGACCGTGATGTCGAGACTCCCGCTGATCTCGGCGAGCGAGAGCTCCTGGAAATGACGTAGCACGAACACGGTCCTTTCCATCTCGCTCAGGCTTCCGAGCGCCGACTCGATGCGGTCTCGAACCTGGCGGCCGAACGTCAGGACCTCCTGAGACGCGGTCACCGCCGGCGTCGCGTCGTCTAGTGGAGCCATTCGCTCGTCCGTCCGGCGTCGTCGTCTCAGAACGTCGATCGCGGTGTTCGCCGTCACGCGATATAGCCAGGTGCTGAAGCTGGCTCGAGATTCGAAAGCGTCGAGCTTGCGATAGGCCCGCAAAAACGTCTCTTGCACGGTATCCTCGGCGTCGTCCTCGTTTCGGGTGATGCGGAAGGCCAGCCGAAAGACATCTCGGGCGTGGGTTTGGACGAGGACCGAAAATGCCTCCTCATCGCCGGCCCGGGCCCTCGCCACGAGCTCGTCGGCCACGGCCTGCATTCAACCCCTTTAGACGCAGCCGGGGTGCGTTCGGTTAGCCCCGGCGGTGTTGGCTTGCCGGCGAGCTACTCACGCGCCCGGTATTTCTCGTAGAGCTGCAAGTGCTTGTTTTCGAGGCTTTCGAGCTTTCCCTTGATGAAGAGGTAGCGGATCTGCGTCGCGATCTCCAGGGGATCGCCATCGGTCACGATGAGGTTCGCGACTTTCCCTTCCTCGATGCTGCCGAGCTCGTCGCCCACCCCGAAGAGC containing:
- a CDS encoding sigma-70 family RNA polymerase sigma factor; amino-acid sequence: MQAVADELVARARAGDEEAFSVLVQTHARDVFRLAFRITRNEDDAEDTVQETFLRAYRKLDAFESRASFSTWLYRVTANTAIDVLRRRRRTDERMAPLDDATPAVTASQEVLTFGRQVRDRIESALGSLSEMERTVFVLRHFQELSLAEISGSLDITVSATKQALFRAVRKMRKTLAPLVRTHS